AGACACTGGCGCCGGCGATTCCTCCCCTCTCATTCCCGACAACCACCTCGCCGACGACAACGAGCACGATCGACACTCGTCCAAGGACCGCGACCGGCACATGTGCTTCTTCTTCACCGACGACCCTAGGGTTTCGCCTCACAACTCCTGGATCTCTCTTGTTTTCACattacttcttcttcttgttggtTTAGTCTCCCATTTCACCATCTTCAATAATCTCGTTAGTCCTCATCTCTCTGGCTGCATTTTCAGATTCACTACTAAATCACTAATGCATTGCATCCTTCTTTGCCTTTGGGTGTGTGGAAAACGAAATTCCTTATCTGTAATGTGTAGTGTTATTCTGTTTATCttaaattgaattaaactacctattgttttgattttgatttggtaATGCTAAGCTATTGTATAACTTCAGTAATGAGTAGATGTGCAAGTAAtgcatgtaatttattttttttggataccGAAGAAACAATTCAGTTGCAGTTATATTTCTTACTATTATTTTTAGCTAGTTCTTATAATTGAATTtgtgttctatttttttgtagaaTGCGCCTTACTTGTGTAAAAAAGATGGGATTGTTCTTCACTGCCCGCATGTAAGTTCTCTAAAGGACCAGTGTTTTGGAGTTTCGTTTCTCCTTCTATATTGTTCAATGCCAATGGTGTTCTTTTCCCATTCACATGGACTCTTTGgtattatttttaggttaaagaATCACCATCACTTTGGGAAAATCCTTTCTCTTCCACAACATCTTGGATGCTTAGCGCCAGGATGGTGTTTTACcaggtttcctttttttttcttcttctgttcCTTAATAGATATTTAAGACCTCATTAGCATTGCAAGCCATGCTAAAATAGGGAATTAACAAATAAAGTAATAAGAATATCTTAACCTAGAAGTTGTGACAAATTAACATATTTTGCATTTGTCAGTAGCATCCACTTAGAGCAATTATAAGTGGTATCTCAACAAATCCGTGACTGCAATTCAATTCTTGTTTATGGAGCGAGTGGAccctttaacttttttatcaCCTTCATCTTCATTAAAAAAGTACTCTGCAAAATCCTTAGGTTTGAAGATTTTTAGTTGTAACTAGGGAGTTCTGTAAAAGTGatctacaatttttttgttctgTTTCTTTCTTCTGTAATATATGTAATTGGGGATTATTGTTGTGTATGTTGTAACAAGGGAGTACCACTGCaattattgatattatttttatacctcCATGTAGAACTTCCTCCTGAAAATGAAACAAATGGCTATATATTCATCCATGCTGAAGGTGGTCTAAATCAGCAAAGAATTGCGGTATGAGATATGTTCTTTCATATGTGATACCCTCTAGCTtagactatttttcttttctgaaatTCACCTTGAATTTGACATTCTCTTGCATAGCCATCGTTCTCTTGTAGACTGCTGCACTTTAGTTGGAGAATTTCCTTCCACTTGTAAAATATGTGAACATAATGTTCTTCGAACTGTCTGatgtaattaaaaagtaaaagaatagaCCAATTTAACTGTTAAAGTGCTGTCTCAATACTGTACTATTCCCAATTTGGTGCACTAGCAAATAGCAAGCTAGAATTACGTTTAAAATTGGTTTTGAGGCAAATTCAATGTTGCATTTGATCTATGGTGCTGATTTTACTGTCTTGTACATCGAAATGAGCGTTATATGAGTCCGTGGAAAGTTTCATAGaattatcatataatatttatctatCATATAAGttttaagtattaaaaaaatattatttgataaagtattaaaaaaatattatttgattatgtggCTGAAAGCAAACTCCATTTGGTAATTAttcatttcttcaattttttaaaatctaatcatttggtaattaatttaaaaaattgcacCATTTTgagtaagaaaattaaaaaatttactgtaAATATAtcacagaaaaataaataaataatagtttaaCTCTAGATttcataaagtaaaaatatattgcGAAAATCTGTCGAAAGTTAATTGCAGCAGGAAATATACATTTGTGCATCATGTCTATGTCCACCCCACATCTGGTTTTTAAATTTGCATTTTCTCCCTCTTCTGCATGTGCCATACCTTCATTGTTTTATTCAGAGGAAATAGCGGTTCACGACTTCCTTCAGCACAATCCTATTGTAGAGGTAACTTTCTTATGCACCTAAATGCTTTTTATTCATCTGACCAAAATACTTGTGTTGTTGGTTAGCTTGAGTACATTGGATTATTATCTCAACTTGAAAACATCTAGCTGAAAATATTATGTGTTTAAtacaaaattaactttattaaaaaaaaggttaaaatattattgaaaataaatataatatattttcttgattATTCAGAAGTATatcttgtataaaaaaaatcttagaacCTTATTTTGACAATTCATACAcatagtaaataaaaattaaagcaatgaatatattaatgataaaatcataaaagagGATAAaagaactaattaaaattaataaaaatatgtttttattactattaagaataattttagaaaaaaaatataaatttaaaataaatttactgttaccaattaaattattattaatttcttaattcttaattaggtcttgaaaaaaaaatcagagtgTTAATTAGGTCATGTGCTAGTTGGAAATCTTCAATGCTTAACTTTGTAGACATTGATAAACAAGTTGACTGAGAAGTTTCATGTTTCTAATGCTTGTAGAACAAAGCTAAGGATAATAATTTTGACGATAATGTGGATTTTGTTGTTGGGAATGTGAAACTTATTACCACCAAAGAAGTGTGGGACCAATATTTGGAAGAAGCAAGGAGGGATGGCAAAATTGTAAGTTTCCCTCTTTTTTACTCTGTAGGATAGTAAATTTAATAaggtaattatattttagtaatttttcttGATCATGAGAGTTCTCTCTCTTTATTTAATCATAGCTCCCAGTACTATGTTTTTGGACCATTCTTATTGTTATTTGTCTTAAAGGTCTAATAGAAATAAATTTAGAGTTTGTTTGAGAtagttgtaaaaaataaattcttatgTTACTAAGTCCCAAATCATGGAAACTACTGATAGCAAATaatgcttttattattttttaaatttaatattttttttgtcaaaataacattctaagacggtgatTAATTaatgaccgtcttagaaagttacATTTCTAAAACGGTGGTTAGTTAAGCAACATCTTAGAAAGgtattttctaagacggtggTTAACTAACGACCATCTTAAAAGGCAACGTTTTTTTAAGATAGGTTTTATAGGCCCGTTGTAAACTTTCGACGACGTTAGATTCAAAGACGATGCTCCACCAtctttgtatattatttttcaccgtctttgtttgtgttttttgtaGTAGTATTAGAGTCAAAATCAGAAGGAAAGGGCATCCAAAATGAGATATTAATTGAAGGAGTTAGGAGATGCTAATTAGTATTTTGTTACAAAGCATCGGGTCAGCTTCCCTCTCCAACACATTAATTTTGCACCCCGCCTTTCCTACATCTACACCATATTTTGAagataaagattaatttttacgAAACTGGGACAATTGTGTAAAATACGCACTCATGAGACAATTGTTAAAATACAttcatcatataaaataaactattatttaaaataattgggACTATAAGAGGTCATAGGTAACAAAATGACATATACgagaacaaataaataataagtaattTCAAAGACGTAAGAAGAGTTGGATATAcgtatatctatatatataaatgagaaaACTTTTATAATGCATGAGAAAATGAGAACATAACTCTTAGATCATAATTATAAAAGATTAACGATTGAGATTAAAACCTGTTTAAGTAAAATCATGTAACCTTCAAATCTACCCCCAGTCAGCGTTTGCGTGGAGCCATTCAGTGTTTCATCATTAATCTGTTACACAGGTTAATATAATAAGTGTTTTATACACTTCAGATATTTAATTTATGGCAGAAATCGAGATGACATCTTTGTTCTGGCACCCACATTATAATTTCATCTCGTAGTTAATTTTCGTTTTCAATGGGTTTGATTGCAGTCTtgcgtttattttattttgtataaaccCCTTTTCTAGTCAATTTATAAATCTCATCAAGTGTTATGATTTACACGAACAAAGCACTCCCTAGTACGACGTGAATGAATGAGGAAGAAGGGGAGATCGGAAGTGACTTTAATTTGCGCAAGTGCTGAAGAAGGGGTAAATATGAAAGTGACACGATTTCACTTAACCATCGGATTAAATCTTAtggtcaaaaaaattaaaacctcaATTTAAAAAAAGGCACGTGACTCATAATTCACATTCCCCTTTTATTTTCCTCACGTTTAAAACCCTTCTCTTTATCACGTCGCACGCACGTTGCAGTTTGCACACCCTTCTCTGTTCTTCAGGTCGTGTGCGCAGGAAGGGGAGGCAGCTGAACGTAATTGCTATTCTCTTCCTCACGTAACAATCATAGTTATGCACACCCTTCTTTATACATCACGTTGCAGTTTTGCACACTCTTTTCTATTCTCTTCACGTCGCACGCGAGAGAATAGGAAGAAAAAGACATCTGAAAGTAATTCATATTTTCTTCCTCACGCCGCACCATTCCTGTTCTCTTTCTCAGTCGTTTTGGTCTCTCACAGCGTAACCCTTGTTCACAAAAATATAGCAAGGtttgtattttcttattttaattactttatttcaATTCTCAATTTCGTGTTGTATTTTGATCAATATTGAAGTTTGAGTGATAATCAAGATGAATTTGGATTCAGTACCATAGAAGACATTTCCAGGCCACAAGTAAGTGAATTATGTACTTTGACTATTAagtttacgtttttttttttacttgttacTTGTTGTAAGTGAATGAAACATTTTAATACCTTACGTTGTTTGTTTCTTATAGGTAGATGAATGGGTGTCATATAGTGATGAAAAATTAAAGCCAAATGTGGGGCAATTATATGATACATGAAGATGGTGAAATTTTTTACACAGCATATTCACACGGTGTTGAATTTAGCATGCGTCCATCAAATGAAttttgtttgctcaaaagaaGGTTACAAAGTATTTAAAGAACAAGGTGGATTAACCATCAAGGCTAGAAAAATCACTAGAAAGATGTAATGCAAAGGTTGGTTTCTCAATGGTACACGAAGGCAAATATAAGCTTGCCACTAAAGGCCACGTGCGTGCACTTTCTTCACCTACATTAGCTTATTATATACATGCGTAGTAGAGCAAATATTGGACCTTCAAAAACACACCTTGATTAtcaaaatgttgggtgcacacAAAAGGATTTCCAAAATTGTTTGGGAGATTTGAAGACCTTGATTAAAGATTCCAATGCATATGTCTTTTTTGATAACTTGAAGAGAAAGCAAGAAGCAGATTTCTCATTTTAATATGCATACTAGGTAGACGATGAAGATCGACTGAAACATGTTTTGGGAAAATGATATTTGTGGGAAAAAAGTCTTTGTTCGAGGATGTGATTTCATTTGATACCAGATATGAAACAAATAAGTATTCAATGATTTTTACACCATTTACCATATCAAACCACCATAGACAATGAGTTATTTTTGGAGTTGCCTTTTTAACCGATGATGGGACATAAACCAAATTTTATAGTGATAGATCAAGGTCTTGCCATGAAAATtgcaataaagaaaaaagtttgtTCATCCACTACTAGAAAAGTGGGATTTTACGACAGCCATTTTACGTCGGTTGATGGAAAACCGGCTTAGAAAGAACATAATGGCATTTTGGTAAATAAATGCAACACCTCTATTACGGTTTTCGGAAAAAACACCTTTAAAAGACCgtaattctaagacggtttttataaaaaccgcgTTAGAATATgactacattttttaatatttcattttctcCCTCCAGCCTCTCGCGTTCTCACTCTTCAACTTCCCTCTCATTCTTCAACTCCGCTTCTAGGGTTCCGCCGTCATCGCTGGTGCCCTCCTCGATGCTCTTCCTCCTCTAGGGTTCCTTAGCCGTCATCGCTGACGCCATCATACCATACATGTAACGTGCTTCATCTTCactttttttgttcttcttcttcttcgttttgcTTCTGCCAATTTCGATGTCGGCAATTCCTATTACCTCCAGCTATGCTTCCACCTTTTCTTATTCTGCTGTGTATGCTCTTCATGAGAAAGACACGACACGGCGATGAAGACGGAGAACAGTGGTGTTTGTGTATGTAcacttaattgtatttttgtttctgCCCTTTGTCTAGTCTAGTACACTTGTATATGCAAAATCTAGTCTTGTATGCAGTGTCTGTTCTAGCAGTGCGTCTCTCTTTTCCATATATGTAGTTATTTACTTGTAAGTATAAAAAGATGCTTATGAAACTAATATTATCTACAACATTTATTTTCTCCTGAATTCTGCAGTGAAGATGTAATTGTAGCTCTGACTGATATCTTGAAGCTACCTCTAATGGATAAAAGCAATGGTTGCAGCTTCTCTAGCATATCTTCAATTGCTGTCTTTTCaagtgttgtttttgttgtctcCTTGATTTTTGTTCGTCTCCTTTATGTCTTATACTGTAGCAGCAAGCCCTTGAGCAAAAGGGCTTCAAAACCTTTTAGTACCCTTATTATTTTAGGATCAGGTTTgcactttcttttccttcttttccatTCATATCAAAACATTTCATGAGAATTCcacaaatttatagttttatctGCTGTAGGTGGTCATATTGCTGAGATGCTTAATCTACTGGCAGTGTTACAGAAAGGTAGGTTTAATCCAAGATTCTACATTGTTGTTGCTATTGATAATATGAGTCTTCAAAAAGCTCAGTTGTTGGAGAATTCCCTGGCTGCTGAGGTTCTATTTTTTGCTATGTCTCTCAAAGTACCTTTTATTCAATgaactatatttttcttttttttttctttggtgtgtgtgtgggtgtttTGGTGGGGGTGAGGGGGAgttctaaaatataaattggGTAGTTTTTAACTTGGTGCTCCTTTATTGCAACATATGGATCAATATGTTAATGGCTATAGAAATAGGTGTTCAACACTTTGTTTATGCTTTCATTTGATAATTATAGGAAAATTATGGAACTCTTTGTTTGGAGATAGTATATAGGCTGAAGTCCTGTATATTTAGATGTCACAATAATTGGCTTTGATTGATGATTATAAGCATGACTACTGCTAATGATTCAACCTGTTGCTTGAATAGGTAGATCCAAAGCAATGTTGTCTGGTGCATTATAGTTTTGTTACATGACTGTATCTAGGAATCTAATAATAGCTTATTGCCACAAGAACTTTGTAGTCTTTAATTATCTGCCATTATCCttgatgaaaattatttttaaatactaaattaaaatatctgtattttttaaatggtaTCGATAATATGTTTTGCTGATTTCTGCCATTCTTTCTGGTTTGCTAATCTCAAACTTTTGCCAGTTGCAGATTTGGGGACAGGAAATAGACAATATATATCTATCTAACTTGTCCTTTTCTGTTTTCCATTTCTTCTATTGACATATATGTAGCTTATCAGTTTTGGAGAGCATCATTACCTGCCAAAATCAAACATGTTAACGAATTTGattcaattaaataattctTATTTGACTCAATTAAATAACATGCTAACGAACATATAATAATAGCTATAAGTTTGAACTTAGAATTACATGCAGACTGTCTAAACCTTCACCACTAACACTAACCTATCCTAATGAGTTTAATCTCTTAATATATTTAGTACGTTCATGATGAATCAGAAACTTTATCTGatattgatgatgaagaagttGATTTGTACATTCATGATGAGGAGGGGAAGCATATCAAGAAGATACTGTGGGAAACAGCAAATAGGGAGCATCTTGAGGTACAGATAACTTTAtctactattttctttttaatagtgCTAGATCAAGTTGtctgttaagtttttttttcctactatCTATCGTGATTAGAAGTTCAAATTCAGAACTGGGTGCTTGTACTTTTGTTTGTTCCTGGTTTTCTGTTTAATTTTAGGCTTATTTGGGAGGTTAATCTGCACGGATCTCACTcaatcttccttttttttttttcaggagcAGGCAGCCAAGGAAGCAGCTGCAGCAGCTAGCAAGAAAGCTTTTGAGGCAAAATTTGAAAACTGTTCGGAGGATATACTAGCGGCAAGAGAGCTTGCTGCATCTTCTACTGAAGCTGTGGCAAAATCCAAAAAGGTACTTTCTGAATCTTGTGAGGTTCTTCGTGTGAAATTAGACCACAAGTAACTtaagataaatatttcattaaatccACTGTTAGATTTTTATCTCTCATTACATAAATTATGTCAAGAAGTGTCATGTCAACTTGATTTTAATCCTTTATTAGTACATcatttaattaacataaatatgATTTCCATAATTTATAAAACTGACTACTAGATTTTGGCTTATCAATAaccaatttatttgaaatttgatattCACGAACACTATATTTCTCACAATTCAATGGTAAGATTGATGAAGATCACATAAAATAAGTTACTCAATTGTCGAAGTGTTTCAATTCTTTATAATGTCGTTCATGTTTTACTAACATGGGCATTAGTTTGGAATTAGTTgctatgaaataaaaaattgggaCTTCATGGCCAGTGCAAGTAGAAAGTGCTAATTACCactgaaaaatatatttgtgattgacagaattttttttaactgctttattttcaaattgattATACTCCTCGATATACTTTTCAATGGTTGTGCTTTCGTAGAGTGGATCCAATAGTTAtgcactgtttttttttttttgtttacatagtATCATTTATGCTGCATAAACTACTGCAAGACTTCAagcgtataattttttttgtttgttaaataCACTATTGCAggaaatgagacagaaacgagCTTATGAGGCAAAAAATACAAGGCCAGCTCAATCTGCTGCAGAGGCCTTTGGCCAAATGTCTAATAAAAAAAGGGTATTTATTCAACAAGAAACATACATTTTCTTTAGATATTCTTGTAGCCCAATACATTGTATATTTGTAAAATGTCCTGTATATTCTGCTTGgttgtatgtattttttaaactcctagtttctttttttaggaGATTTTAACATTGATGTAGTTTAGTCTATATATTGACGTTATGTGCAGTCTTTTGAAATGAGGAATAAAGTTAAGTTGATCTATTTTGTCACTCCTACCCTTTATAActaaattattgtaacaaagttctatttcataaattatatttggttAAGATAATGATAAATATAAGATTTGAGTAAGACcttaattattatgttaaaacttATCGTGAGAAAATTTATTTCTACGTCTACATTTAATATACATTGAGCTTATATGATCCTTCATAATAAAAGTATTGAATTATATTCCTTTAAATCAAGTTAGTTGATTAAATTATAGAACATAAATTGTAAGTACgtgttttgtctttttttattcacttattccTTTTTCTGGTGCTATATTTCCTTATTCTTTCTGATTCCCTTCATTCTTTCCTTTGCAAGACATTATGAGCCTCCtttttgaaaaagaatataaaattgtatatataaGTGTGCAACTTAGAAATAAATGGTATGAATGAATTGTGGCACAATAAATTACAATATTAAATGCAAAATAAAACTGCATTCCCTTAAGcatattaaattgattaaattacGGAACATTAATTGTGACTATGCAATgtgcttatcttttttttttactccctTATTTCTTCCCTCCTTCTTACAAGCCGAATTATgagtcttatttatttaatttaaatataatataaagggAAGGAATGATGTCCAATTCAAAGCAAAGGAAAACCTGTAGACTCAAATATCAATTAGGAGGTAatctttttattctaaaataaatatttttttaggttattttacacatataaaaattaataaataaataaaagagaataatattaatattagattaaaaactGGGTGCTTGTACTTTTGTTTGTTCCTAGTTTTCTGTTTAATTTTATGCTTATTTGGGAGGCTAATATGCACGGATCTCACTCAAAAGAGCTTGCTGCATCTTCTACTGAAGCTGTGGCAAAATCCAGAAAGGTTAGAGGTGTTCATGTTAGAGGTTATGGTGTTCATGTTCGATTTATAGTTATAGACCATTTTTTGGCTAGTACCTAGTAGCATAAGATTTTAGAAGAGTTGGTCCTCAACATGGTATATCGAAGTGCTTATGGCCAATAGGTTAGAGGTTTCCTGGCTTCAAGCCTAAAGATTTTACACGTGAGGGGGAATCTGAGGTATAAATTGTTCCTGACACAATAGCACTGCACTAGCTTAAACTCTTCGGATAGTTGCTGCTTGAGAGTTTGACTTAAACTTGTTCGATTGAGTCTGCAATTTTTGGGACCTACTTtaggaaggaaggaaggaaatGTTCGTAAGCATACATGCTCCAATAAGTCATGAGTCATgttccttatttttcttcctcccttttctttttattggtcCGTCATCTGTCATCTCCTTACTTCTACTTCCTATGTTATTGGGGGTTGCTAAAGCTTTCTTCTACTTATGTTCAATGCATTATGCATAACTCATCTTTGAATCAGTCATGCTTGTGTGTGTATACATAGTCTAAAAATCCCATGGgattcctttgtaaaaccccaGGATCAAGGGATTAGGTAAATCCAAAAATTACTAGGTTATGATACATTTGTAATTATTAAgagaatatttgtttttgtattttctagTAGGATctgattattaaatttttctgGAGTTTGTTCTCTTTTAATGCATATTTTCCTAGTTGATAGGGGATGTTGATGTGTGATTGGCTGGATTGTTGCTGGGTGGGTGCTTGGGTGACTTGGCCTATTAGAGTTGATGGTATGTTTGATCAGCACGATTTAGCCCAATCCACTGTTAGGTGGGTGGTTTGTAACTGTCCAGAACAGACGAGTAGAAAAGGAACTCAAAAGTGAACTGTTGCTCCCTAGGGTCCATATGGGCGATAGAACTATCATTTGGAACTCTAATTTCAAATCCTTGAGAATTCAGGTTTAAGGCTTCTTTGTTGACATCTTTTTAGATAAAGATGATCTTAGATTTTTTGTGATTTAGGGTTTTTTTATGTGTGTGCAGCTTTGTTGGTCAAATTTtttagattcattttaattattcacaTAAGATCTTCTGAAATTGTTAATAAATTACTGACAATACTTGTTTGCTTGTAGAATTTGCAGGGTCTCAAATCTAAAGTCAATTTTGAACTCCTGAATGAATTGTTTGATGAAATGGTAATTCTCTCTAgaactgttttttctttttaatgcaTGTAATAATATTGATACTTTTTGAGTTccaccaacacaagaaaatatCTCATATTAAAaccttgtttggataaacttctcattAGCTActtaaaagagaagaaaataaaaggataaaatgaataaatttcctataagttaaaaattaggTTATGCATATGCTAACTTATAGAAAGAAGGATATCCCATTTAGCTTCTCCTAAACCTGATTTTAACGGatacataagctaattttaacttattagagaccttcaattcattttatcttttttttttctcacaagtGTTTCTTAAGTCCAAAGAGGACCTAGGttcttgtttggataaattctTCTTTAAGAACTTACAGGGGATGGAAATAAGaagtttaaataagttttttctcCTACGAATATTGCTAAGGGcattggttaagaaattaaaaagagaaagtattTATTATGAAGAATCATAGGAGAGTGCAAAAAATATCATGGGTATTGTAATTTTATGCCtcccaataaaaatatttctatttttagttccttaacCAATAATATCCTTTGGACACTGGCTGGCATTTGTCTTCTCCTACAatctaaaattagcttatgggagaagtttatttcattttttcttcttattttcctcTCTATCGAAAAACTTATGCAAATAGGCCTAAATGATTTTGCTTTACCTGCCTGACATTTCATTCTTGATTTACTGGATAGTTTGACATTGCTTTATCTCAACATGTTTAAAAGACAAATTTGGAAAATAGTACCTATA
This region of Glycine soja cultivar W05 chromosome 17, ASM419377v2, whole genome shotgun sequence genomic DNA includes:
- the LOC114391657 gene encoding uncharacterized protein LOC114391657; protein product: MEAMKEQMTTMMEAMMSMRKMMEDNTAIVIAASTATEMDPIHPAGFNQVNHPVSDVVGQEGEVVKNAYGPHHVQVQFEQCHRPQKRRSGRVLRRKEEVEEVATDLGVGGDRLRRVSDTGAGDSSPLIPDNHLADDNEHDRHSSKDRDRHMCFFFTDDPRVSPHNSWISLVFTLLLLLVGLVSHFTIFNNLNAPYLCKKDGIVLHCPHVKESPSLWENPFSSTTSWMLSARMVFYQNFLLKMKQMAIYSSMLKVV